In one Mycobacterium sp. NBC_00419 genomic region, the following are encoded:
- a CDS encoding TetR/AcrR family transcriptional regulator — translation MDRGARAREELLDAAERLIAEHGFEVPLRDIAKAAGQRNNSAVNYYFRSRQDLIDAVVARRLVPMEAQRQAMLDGMSAEEMGDAHALLRVLVEPFGNLEATHYARFLEVVRIRLNREPQSPAESAWPRITGAMRELVPAPDRGKRIRRVAAVATTMWALLADRERRAESGGAGPDSLEEIVAMLAAMLTAPQRQQATAR, via the coding sequence GTGGACCGTGGAGCCCGTGCCCGCGAAGAACTGCTCGATGCGGCAGAACGCCTGATCGCCGAGCATGGTTTCGAGGTGCCGTTGCGCGATATCGCCAAGGCGGCCGGGCAGCGCAACAACTCCGCGGTGAACTACTACTTCCGCAGCCGCCAGGACCTCATCGACGCGGTGGTGGCCCGGCGGCTGGTGCCCATGGAGGCCCAGCGCCAAGCCATGCTCGACGGGATGTCCGCCGAGGAGATGGGCGACGCGCACGCCTTGCTTCGGGTGCTCGTCGAACCGTTCGGCAACCTGGAGGCCACGCATTACGCCCGGTTCCTCGAGGTCGTGCGAATCCGGCTGAACCGGGAACCCCAGAGTCCGGCCGAATCGGCGTGGCCGCGCATCACCGGGGCGATGCGCGAACTGGTTCCCGCACCCGATCGTGGCAAGCGCATCCGCAGGGTCGCCGCCGTCGCCACCACGATGTGGGCGCTGCTGGCCGACCGCGAACGTCGCGCCGAAAGCGGGGGAGCGGGCCCGGACAGCCTCGAGGAGATCGTTGCCATGCTGGCCGCGATGCTCACCGCGCCGCAGCGCCAGCAGGCCACCGCGAGATGA
- a CDS encoding Rieske 2Fe-2S domain-containing protein encodes MTEIREIDPGTPMTRFARGWHCLGLAENFRDGKPHGIQAFGGKLVVYADTKGDIHVLDGYCRHLGADLAKGSIKGDNLACAFHDWRWNGATGRCVEIPYARRVPKLARTRKWQTLEVNGQLMVWHDPEGSTPGPELSPPQIEGMGTDKWSKWTWNSILIEGAHCREIVDNNVDMAHFFYIHYAYPTYFKNVFEGHTASQFMESKARQDFTEHPERLWEGTKLRSEATYFGPSYMINWLHNDLGPDFTANSVLINCHYPVSQNSFMLQFGVSVEVPDGMTKEKADKLAESYSKVYEVGFLQDVEIWKHKTRIENPLLCEEDGALYQYRRWYEQFYVDAAEVTTDMTDRFELEVDTTHAYGVWQQEVQENLEKRSTATVSS; translated from the coding sequence ATGACTGAGATCCGCGAGATCGATCCGGGCACGCCGATGACGCGGTTCGCCCGCGGCTGGCACTGCTTGGGCCTGGCCGAAAACTTCCGTGACGGCAAGCCGCACGGAATCCAGGCGTTCGGCGGGAAACTAGTGGTCTACGCCGACACCAAGGGCGACATCCACGTTCTCGACGGCTACTGCCGGCACCTGGGCGCCGACCTCGCCAAGGGTTCGATCAAGGGCGACAACCTCGCCTGCGCGTTCCACGACTGGCGGTGGAACGGTGCGACCGGCCGCTGCGTGGAGATCCCCTACGCCCGCCGCGTTCCCAAGCTGGCCCGTACCCGTAAATGGCAGACACTCGAAGTCAACGGCCAGCTGATGGTGTGGCACGACCCCGAAGGCTCGACCCCCGGGCCCGAACTGAGCCCCCCGCAGATCGAGGGCATGGGCACCGACAAGTGGTCGAAGTGGACCTGGAACTCGATCCTCATCGAGGGCGCCCACTGCCGCGAGATCGTCGACAACAACGTCGACATGGCGCACTTCTTCTACATCCACTACGCCTACCCGACGTACTTCAAGAACGTCTTCGAGGGCCACACCGCCAGCCAGTTCATGGAATCCAAAGCGCGCCAGGACTTCACCGAGCATCCGGAAAGGTTGTGGGAGGGCACCAAGCTGCGCTCCGAAGCCACCTACTTCGGCCCGTCCTACATGATCAACTGGCTGCACAACGACCTGGGACCGGACTTCACCGCCAACTCGGTGCTGATCAACTGCCACTACCCGGTCTCGCAGAACTCCTTCATGCTTCAGTTCGGTGTCTCGGTCGAGGTTCCCGACGGGATGACCAAGGAAAAGGCCGACAAGCTTGCCGAGTCGTACTCCAAGGTCTACGAAGTCGGCTTCCTGCAGGACGTCGAGATCTGGAAGCACAAGACGCGTATCGAGAACCCGCTGCTGTGCGAGGAAGACGGCGCTCTGTACCAATACCGTCGGTGGTACGAGCAGTTCTACGTCGACGCCGCCGAGGTGACCACGGATATGACCGATCGCTTCGAGCTGGAAGTCGATACCACCCACGCATACGGGGTGTGGCAGCAGGAGGTTCAGGAGAACCTCGAAAAGCGCTCCACTGCAACGGTATCGAGCTAG
- a CDS encoding WhiB family transcriptional regulator: MDYRPCTADPDLWFGYSDDDASDGAAKARVYEQSAMRARTMCLRRCPLAQQRACARRAIEAGEEYGVWAGVKLPGGQYRKRGQLAHAHAVLRQIADGQINPRELPESAELLARGDDLPVAPATVVHLRIGQMPRTAA; encoded by the coding sequence ATGGACTACCGCCCCTGCACTGCCGATCCCGACCTGTGGTTCGGCTATTCCGACGACGACGCCAGCGACGGCGCCGCCAAGGCCCGCGTCTACGAGCAGTCCGCGATGCGGGCGCGCACCATGTGCTTGCGCCGTTGCCCACTGGCCCAGCAGCGTGCGTGCGCGCGCCGGGCGATCGAGGCGGGCGAGGAGTACGGCGTGTGGGCCGGGGTGAAACTTCCCGGCGGCCAGTACCGCAAGCGTGGGCAACTGGCTCACGCCCATGCGGTGCTGCGGCAGATCGCCGACGGACAGATCAATCCGCGCGAACTACCCGAAAGCGCGGAACTGCTGGCCCGCGGCGACGACCTGCCGGTTGCGCCGGCGACCGTGGTCCACCTGCGGATCGGCCAGATGCCCCGCACCGCCGCCTGA